From the Nodularia sp. NIES-3585 genome, one window contains:
- the rplX gene encoding 50S ribosomal protein L24 has protein sequence MANRKEKPKVFYKMHVKTGDTVQVIAGKDKGKVGEIVQALPQLSKVIIKGVNMKTKHVKPQQEGESGKIVTQEFPIHSSNVMLYSSKQNVTSRVCYTFTAEGKKVRMLKKTGEILNN, from the coding sequence ATGGCGAACCGCAAGGAAAAGCCGAAAGTATTCTATAAAATGCACGTCAAAACTGGCGATACCGTGCAGGTAATTGCAGGTAAGGACAAAGGCAAAGTTGGGGAAATAGTCCAAGCACTACCCCAATTGAGCAAAGTCATTATCAAAGGTGTCAACATGAAGACTAAGCACGTGAAACCCCAGCAAGAAGGGGAATCAGGTAAGATTGTCACCCAGGAATTTCCCATCCATAGTTCCAACGTGATGCTCTACTCTAGCAAGCAAAACGTCACAAGTCGTGTTTGTTACACCTTCACCGCAGAAGGTAAAAAAGTGAGAATGCTCAAAAAAACAGGTGAAATTCTCAATAACTAG
- the rplN gene encoding 50S ribosomal protein L14, with protein MIQTQTYLNVADNSGAKKIMCIRVLGGGNRRYGFIGDRIIAVVKDAIPNMAVKKSDVIEAVIVRTRHSIRRDSGMTIRFDDNAAVIINKDGNPRGTRVFGPVARELREKSFTKIVSLAPEVL; from the coding sequence GTGATTCAAACCCAGACTTACCTGAATGTCGCAGATAATAGCGGTGCCAAAAAAATTATGTGCATCCGTGTATTAGGTGGTGGCAACAGACGTTATGGTTTCATCGGCGACAGAATTATCGCCGTTGTTAAAGATGCCATTCCTAACATGGCCGTAAAAAAGTCAGATGTCATCGAAGCAGTGATTGTCCGCACCCGTCATAGCATCCGCCGTGATAGTGGTATGACCATTCGCTTTGACGATAACGCTGCCGTGATCATCAACAAAGATGGTAATCCTAGAGGTACACGGGTTTTTGGCCCAGTTGCCCGCGAATTACGGGAAAAAAGCTTCACCAAAATTGTTTCTCTGGCTCCGGAGGTACTATAA
- the rpsQ gene encoding 30S ribosomal protein S17, translated as MAIKERVGLVVSDKMQKTVVVAIENRSPHPKYGKIMVKTRRYKVHDEENQCKVGDRVRIQETRPLSKTKRWQVKDILNTKATM; from the coding sequence ATGGCTATCAAAGAACGAGTCGGCTTGGTAGTGAGCGACAAAATGCAAAAAACTGTAGTAGTTGCTATAGAAAATCGCTCTCCCCACCCCAAGTACGGCAAAATCATGGTTAAAACTCGTCGTTATAAAGTCCACGACGAAGAGAATCAATGCAAAGTGGGCGATCGCGTGCGGATTCAAGAAACTAGACCTTTGAGTAAAACCAAACGCTGGCAAGTCAAAGACATCTTGAATACTAAAGCCACAATGTAA
- the rpmC gene encoding 50S ribosomal protein L29, which yields MPLPKISEAREFSDDQLVEEILAVKKQLFQLRLQKATRQLEKPHQFRHARHRLSQLLTVETERKHSSKSTD from the coding sequence ATGCCTCTTCCCAAGATTTCAGAAGCTAGAGAATTCAGCGACGATCAGCTGGTTGAGGAAATTCTCGCTGTGAAAAAACAACTGTTTCAGTTGCGCTTGCAAAAAGCGACAAGACAACTAGAAAAGCCTCACCAGTTCCGACACGCCCGACATCGCCTATCCCAATTGCTGACTGTCGAGACTGAACGTAAACACAGCAGCAAGTCAACCGACTAA
- the rplP gene encoding 50S ribosomal protein L16 — MLSPKRTKFRKQQRGRMQGLATRGCNIDFGDFALQAQEPSWITARQIEASRRAMTRYIRRGGQIWIRIFPDKPITMRPAETRMGSGKGSPEYWVAVVKPGRIMFEIAGVTEEIAREAMRLAANKLPIKTKFIVRSQPKEQE, encoded by the coding sequence ATGTTAAGTCCTAAAAGAACTAAATTCCGCAAACAACAGCGCGGACGGATGCAAGGCCTAGCTACCCGTGGCTGCAACATTGATTTTGGTGATTTTGCCCTCCAAGCTCAAGAACCATCTTGGATTACTGCCCGGCAAATTGAGGCCTCCCGTCGGGCAATGACCCGTTATATTCGTCGGGGTGGACAAATCTGGATTCGGATTTTCCCTGATAAACCGATCACCATGCGCCCAGCTGAAACCCGGATGGGTTCTGGTAAAGGTTCTCCAGAGTATTGGGTAGCCGTAGTCAAGCCAGGACGCATTATGTTTGAAATCGCTGGTGTTACTGAAGAAATCGCTCGTGAAGCGATGCGTTTGGCAGCAAATAAGCTCCCGATTAAAACTAAGTTTATTGTGCGTTCTCAACCAAAGGAGCAGGAGTAG
- the rpsC gene encoding 30S ribosomal protein S3 — protein MGQKIHPVGFRLGITREHQSRWFAVPERYPELLQEDYKLRQYIDQKLGKLAQNNAGISEVRIERKADQIDLEVRTARPGVVVGRGGQGIESLRLGLQEVLGGNRQIRINVVEVQKVDADASLIGEYIAQQLERRVSFRRVVRQAIQRAQRAGVQGIKIQVSGRLNGAEIARTEWTREGRVPLHTLRADIDYAYCTAKTIYGILGIKVWVFKGEIIPGQEEAPALPNTRDREREPRRRQQQRRRQQFEDRSNEG, from the coding sequence GTGGGACAAAAGATTCATCCAGTTGGTTTTCGCCTGGGTATTACACGTGAGCATCAATCCCGTTGGTTTGCAGTTCCTGAGCGCTATCCAGAACTTTTACAAGAAGACTACAAACTGCGTCAGTACATAGATCAAAAGCTGGGTAAACTGGCTCAAAACAACGCCGGAATTTCCGAAGTCAGAATTGAGCGCAAAGCCGACCAAATTGACTTAGAAGTACGGACAGCTAGACCTGGTGTAGTGGTCGGTCGTGGTGGACAAGGTATTGAGTCACTGCGCCTTGGACTACAAGAAGTGCTGGGTGGTAATCGGCAAATTCGCATTAACGTAGTCGAAGTTCAAAAAGTTGATGCTGATGCTTCCCTAATTGGCGAATACATTGCTCAACAGTTGGAACGACGTGTTTCGTTTCGGCGGGTAGTACGGCAAGCCATTCAGCGCGCTCAACGTGCTGGTGTTCAAGGCATTAAAATTCAAGTCAGTGGTCGGCTCAACGGCGCAGAAATTGCCCGGACAGAGTGGACTCGAGAAGGTAGAGTACCTTTACATACCTTACGCGCTGATATTGACTACGCTTACTGCACAGCCAAAACAATTTACGGGATTCTGGGCATCAAAGTATGGGTGTTCAAGGGAGAAATTATCCCAGGGCAGGAAGAAGCGCCAGCCCTACCCAACACACGCGATCGCGAACGTGAACCTCGTCGCCGTCAACAACAACGTCGTCGTCAGCAATTTGAAGACCGTTCTAATGAAGGATAG
- the rplV gene encoding 50S ribosomal protein L22: MAIDTTEVKAIARYIRISPYKVRRVLDQIRGRSYREALIILEFMPYRACEPVLKLLRSAAANAEHNAGLDRTNLVITQAYANQGPVLKRFQPRAQGRAYQIRKPTCHITVAVADATAE; this comes from the coding sequence ATGGCTATTGATACTACTGAAGTTAAGGCGATCGCTCGTTATATCCGCATCTCTCCCTATAAAGTGCGTCGTGTCCTCGACCAAATTAGAGGGCGTTCTTACCGAGAAGCACTGATTATATTGGAATTCATGCCCTATCGAGCCTGTGAACCAGTATTGAAGCTTCTGAGAAGTGCAGCCGCTAATGCCGAGCATAATGCTGGTTTAGACCGGACAAATCTGGTAATTACTCAGGCCTATGCGAATCAAGGTCCAGTGCTAAAACGGTTTCAACCCAGAGCGCAAGGGCGAGCTTACCAAATTCGCAAGCCAACGTGTCATATCACTGTGGCTGTAGCTGATGCTACTGCTGAATAA
- the rpsS gene encoding 30S ribosomal protein S19, with amino-acid sequence MGRSLKKGPFVADHLLTKIEKLNAKNEKQVIKTWSRASTILPLMIGHTIAVHNGRQHVPVFVNEQMVGHKLGEFAPTRTYRGHGKSDKKAGR; translated from the coding sequence ATGGGTCGTTCTTTAAAAAAAGGGCCTTTCGTGGCCGATCACTTGCTCACCAAGATTGAAAAGCTCAACGCTAAAAACGAAAAGCAAGTTATCAAAACTTGGTCAAGAGCTTCGACAATTTTGCCCTTAATGATAGGTCATACCATCGCTGTTCACAACGGTCGTCAACACGTTCCGGTTTTTGTGAACGAGCAAATGGTAGGACACAAGTTGGGAGAGTTCGCCCCCACACGTACCTACAGAGGTCATGGGAAGAGTGATAAAAAAGCAGGGAGATAG
- the rplB gene encoding 50S ribosomal protein L2 encodes MGTRSYRPYTPSTRQVTVSDFAEITKSKPEKSLTEYVHRPKGRNNQGRITSRRRGGGHKQIYRIIDFKRDKRNIPAQVIAVEYDPNRNARIALVLYQDGEKRYILHPNKLPVGATIIAGPDSPFEDGNALPLLNIPLGTSVHNVELTPGKGGQIVRAAGANAQVVAKEGKYVTLKLPSGEVRMIRRECYATIGQVGNTDARNLSAGKAGRNRWKGRRPKVRGSVMNPVDHPHGGGEGRAPIGRPGPVTPWGKPTLGAKTRKPKKASSKLIVRRRRKSSKRGRGGRQS; translated from the coding sequence ATGGGTACTCGTTCTTATCGCCCTTATACCCCTAGTACGCGCCAAGTTACTGTTTCCGACTTTGCCGAAATTACCAAATCAAAACCGGAAAAATCTTTAACAGAATACGTACATCGCCCCAAAGGTCGTAACAACCAAGGGCGTATCACTAGCCGTCGTCGGGGTGGCGGACACAAACAAATTTACCGGATCATTGACTTTAAACGGGATAAACGTAATATTCCTGCCCAAGTCATAGCCGTTGAATACGATCCCAACCGGAATGCGCGGATTGCCCTTGTGTTATATCAAGATGGTGAAAAGCGTTACATTCTTCACCCCAATAAGTTGCCAGTGGGCGCAACAATTATTGCCGGGCCTGATTCTCCCTTTGAGGATGGCAATGCTTTGCCACTCTTGAATATTCCCTTGGGTACAAGCGTACACAACGTAGAACTAACACCTGGTAAAGGCGGACAAATTGTCCGGGCTGCTGGTGCTAACGCTCAAGTTGTAGCCAAAGAAGGTAAGTATGTCACACTCAAATTACCTTCGGGAGAAGTTCGGATGATTCGGCGCGAATGCTACGCCACCATCGGACAAGTAGGCAACACCGACGCGAGAAACTTGAGTGCTGGTAAAGCCGGACGTAATCGTTGGAAGGGTCGCCGTCCCAAGGTTAGAGGTAGTGTCATGAACCCTGTGGATCACCCACATGGTGGTGGTGAGGGTAGAGCGCCTATTGGTAGACCAGGCCCTGTAACACCTTGGGGTAAGCCTACTTTGGGTGCGAAGACACGCAAACCCAAGAAAGCCAGCAGTAAATTGATCGTGCGTCGCCGCCGCAAATCTTCTAAACGTGGGCGTGGTGGTCGTCAATCATAG
- a CDS encoding 50S ribosomal protein L23 — protein MPKFDPRNLADLVRRPIVTEKATILMEQNKYTFEVAPKATKPQIKAAIEDLFAVKIVKINTMMPPRKQRRVGKFIGYKPQYKRAIVTVAPGDEEKIRQVLFPEV, from the coding sequence GTGCCTAAGTTTGACCCCCGCAACCTTGCCGACTTAGTGCGTCGCCCCATAGTGACTGAAAAGGCGACCATCCTGATGGAGCAAAATAAATATACATTTGAAGTGGCTCCCAAGGCCACCAAGCCACAAATAAAAGCGGCAATTGAAGACCTATTTGCGGTAAAAATCGTCAAAATTAATACCATGATGCCACCACGCAAACAACGTCGTGTTGGTAAATTTATTGGTTACAAGCCCCAATACAAGCGAGCTATCGTCACTGTAGCCCCTGGGGACGAAGAAAAAATTAGACAAGTTCTATTCCCAGAGGTATAA
- the rplD gene encoding 50S ribosomal protein L4, translating into MVESVVKNWQGEQVGETTFELRVAKESTASHIVHRALVRQMTNSRQGTASTKTRSEVRGGGRKPWRQKGTGRARAGSIRSPLWRGGGVIFGPKPRDYNQKLNRKERRLALRTALVSRADDLIVVQDFSNELSRPKTKELVAALARWGAAPENKALLIMPVISSEDNVYLSARNIQNLKLIAADQLNVYDLLHADKIVITASALAKIQEVYSA; encoded by the coding sequence ATGGTTGAAAGCGTAGTAAAAAATTGGCAAGGAGAACAAGTCGGCGAGACGACCTTTGAATTGAGAGTTGCTAAAGAATCAACAGCATCTCATATTGTGCATAGAGCCTTGGTCAGACAAATGACCAACTCTCGCCAAGGAACTGCAAGTACAAAAACTCGTTCCGAAGTCAGAGGTGGTGGTCGTAAACCTTGGCGACAAAAAGGCACAGGTCGCGCTCGTGCAGGGTCTATTCGTTCACCACTGTGGCGTGGTGGTGGTGTAATCTTTGGACCAAAACCCAGAGACTATAACCAAAAATTAAACCGCAAAGAACGACGTTTAGCACTGCGAACTGCACTAGTTAGTCGTGCCGACGATTTGATTGTAGTACAAGACTTTAGTAACGAGTTATCCCGCCCCAAGACCAAAGAATTAGTGGCAGCACTAGCTCGTTGGGGAGCAGCACCAGAAAATAAGGCATTGTTAATTATGCCTGTAATTTCATCTGAGGATAACGTTTATCTGTCAGCCCGCAATATCCAAAATTTAAAGTTAATTGCAGCCGACCAGCTAAATGTTTACGATTTGCTGCACGCTGACAAAATTGTGATTACAGCATCAGCTTTAGCAAAAATTCAGGAGGTCTATAGTGCCTAA
- the rplC gene encoding 50S ribosomal protein L3, protein MSVGILGTKLGMTQVFDESGVSIPVTVVQAGPCTVTQVKTKQTDGYTAIQLGYGEVKPKALNRPLLGHLAKSSAPALRHLNEYHTDSPSDYALGQELKADIFTEGQIVDVVGTSIGRGFAGNQKRNNFSRGPMSHGSKNHRAPGSIGAGTTPGRVYPGKRMAGRLGGTRVTIRKLTVVRVDLERNLLLIKGAIPGKPGSLVNILPAKKVGK, encoded by the coding sequence GTGTCTGTAGGTATTCTCGGCACCAAACTGGGCATGACCCAAGTCTTTGACGAATCAGGAGTATCCATTCCTGTCACCGTAGTTCAAGCGGGACCATGCACTGTTACACAAGTTAAAACGAAACAGACCGACGGTTATACCGCCATCCAACTCGGATATGGCGAAGTTAAACCCAAGGCGCTGAATAGACCTCTGCTGGGTCACTTGGCAAAATCATCTGCACCAGCTTTGCGTCATTTAAACGAATATCACACAGATAGCCCTAGTGATTATGCTTTAGGTCAAGAACTAAAAGCAGATATTTTTACTGAAGGTCAAATTGTCGATGTAGTCGGTACCAGTATTGGTCGTGGTTTTGCGGGCAACCAAAAGCGCAACAACTTCAGCCGTGGTCCCATGTCACATGGTTCAAAAAACCATAGAGCGCCGGGTTCCATTGGTGCAGGTACAACCCCAGGTCGTGTTTATCCTGGTAAACGGATGGCAGGACGTTTGGGTGGAACCCGCGTGACAATTCGCAAGTTGACTGTGGTACGAGTAGACCTCGAACGCAACTTATTGCTAATTAAAGGAGCCATTCCTGGTAAACCGGGGTCCTTAGTGAATATTCTGCCTGCAAAGAAAGTTGGTAAGTAG
- a CDS encoding NAD(P)H-quinone oxidoreductase subunit N, translating into MALITTGNAFIRDLEKFGSLGVYVPLEGGFEGRYRRRLRAAGYANLHITARGLGDVAAYLTGVHGVRPPHLGKKSTSSGAAVGYVYYIPPIVTYNLEQLPPKSKGLVLWIIEGQILADQEVEFLTTLPSLEPRVKVVVERGGDRAFRWQALKDTYSASYLAV; encoded by the coding sequence ATGGCACTGATTACCACTGGCAACGCTTTCATCCGCGATCTGGAGAAATTTGGTTCCCTTGGTGTTTACGTACCTCTGGAAGGAGGTTTTGAAGGTCGATATCGCCGCCGACTGCGGGCTGCTGGCTATGCCAATCTTCATATTACTGCTAGGGGACTGGGCGACGTAGCTGCCTATCTCACAGGAGTTCATGGTGTGAGACCACCTCACCTGGGTAAAAAAAGCACGAGTAGTGGTGCGGCGGTGGGTTATGTGTATTACATACCACCGATTGTTACTTATAATCTGGAACAGCTACCACCAAAGTCAAAGGGGTTGGTGTTGTGGATTATTGAAGGGCAGATTCTTGCGGATCAGGAAGTTGAGTTTTTAACAACTTTGCCTAGCTTGGAACCACGAGTCAAAGTAGTAGTTGAGAGAGGAGGCGATCGCGCTTTCCGTTGGCAAGCTCTCAAGGATACATATTCTGCCAGCTATCTAGCTGTGTAA
- a CDS encoding DUF3172 domain-containing protein: MRRKSTGRSATTSKSSASQPSLFNISTIAILAGVLVLGIGIGIAFSSTTTLTPSNVASREFIDGRAPNPEICVQNGASAMVMDARLFVTLNPFNVYVAQPSMRPGCVLRQNNWAILEQRNLVTSNQVRECKNRLNTFGFTGTLESENPDIRCIYQNQAAQNFFTSQPGAVTQPQQTDRF; the protein is encoded by the coding sequence ATGAGACGTAAATCTACTGGTAGATCGGCTACTACTTCTAAATCTTCGGCTTCACAACCATCTTTGTTCAACATCTCCACTATCGCCATTTTGGCTGGGGTGCTGGTGTTAGGAATTGGAATTGGGATTGCCTTTAGCTCCACAACCACTTTAACGCCATCAAATGTGGCTTCTCGTGAATTCATAGATGGTAGAGCGCCAAACCCTGAGATTTGCGTACAGAATGGAGCTAGTGCAATGGTGATGGACGCGAGACTTTTCGTGACTCTCAACCCGTTTAATGTCTATGTGGCTCAACCAAGTATGCGTCCTGGGTGCGTTCTTCGACAAAATAACTGGGCAATTTTAGAACAGCGTAACCTTGTGACATCTAATCAGGTCAGAGAATGTAAAAATCGCCTCAACACTTTTGGTTTTACTGGTACTTTGGAAAGCGAAAACCCTGATATTAGATGTATCTACCAAAATCAGGCGGCTCAAAATTTCTTTACCTCTCAACCAGGAGCAGTTACACAACCTCAACAAACAGATAGATTTTAG
- a CDS encoding AMIN domain-containing protein: protein MSKGLSIRQFWQSRHRLLGFYAIIALQTGNSVAPPAATLNNWRFYPEAVKLEINLSARTTPEYFYLPEPPRLVVDLPNTKLGSVPTSQNYVGAIQRIRVAQLNETVTRIVLDLAAGNFVDSNQVQLQPVSRQNPTRWVLSPTITRYVPPTQPENFQSLPNLAPSNYQQLPSTLSPITPNSQQPFVSVPPLNPSNSSELPDAILPPTSFPSQTSPNFSIPTTPNYQPDVSNIEVIEFGQPLPKPNY from the coding sequence ATGTCCAAGGGACTAAGCATTAGGCAATTTTGGCAAAGTCGCCATCGTTTGTTGGGTTTTTATGCAATAATTGCTCTGCAAACTGGTAATAGCGTAGCCCCACCAGCAGCTACACTAAATAATTGGCGCTTTTACCCAGAAGCTGTAAAACTAGAAATTAACCTCTCAGCTAGGACAACCCCCGAATATTTCTACCTACCCGAACCGCCTCGTCTAGTTGTGGATTTGCCAAATACTAAGTTAGGTTCTGTTCCCACTTCACAAAATTATGTTGGCGCAATTCAAAGAATTCGTGTAGCCCAACTAAATGAAACTGTAACTCGAATTGTTCTCGACTTAGCCGCCGGAAATTTCGTAGATTCCAACCAAGTACAGCTGCAACCAGTTTCCCGACAAAACCCCACGCGCTGGGTATTAAGTCCTACCATTACTCGTTATGTTCCCCCTACACAACCGGAAAATTTTCAGTCTTTACCCAATCTAGCGCCAAGTAATTATCAACAGTTACCCAGCACCTTATCTCCAATAACTCCTAACTCACAGCAACCCTTTGTGAGTGTACCTCCCCTGAATCCTAGCAACTCGTCTGAATTACCTGATGCTATTCTTCCCCCAACTAGTTTTCCCTCGCAAACGAGTCCTAATTTTTCAATTCCGACTACCCCCAACTATCAACCAGATGTATCAAATATAGAGGTGATTGAGTTTGGTCAACCCCTGCCCAAACCCAACTATTAA
- the nrtS gene encoding nitrate/nitrite transporter NrtS has translation MSKFLKGYLASLIEPKLVTTAVKVALIVGSILFIINHGSALWQGKMSRDRWISAIISYLVPYCVNIHGQYVSPYRFTQVNKFK, from the coding sequence ATGTCTAAGTTTCTTAAAGGATATTTGGCTAGTTTAATTGAGCCAAAATTGGTGACAACAGCAGTCAAAGTTGCCTTGATAGTTGGCTCTATCTTATTTATAATCAATCATGGGAGTGCTTTGTGGCAAGGGAAAATGAGTCGCGATCGCTGGATATCTGCAATAATAAGTTACCTAGTTCCCTATTGTGTGAATATTCATGGTCAATACGTTAGTCCTTACCGTTTCACTCAAGTTAACAAATTTAAATAA
- a CDS encoding GDSL-type esterase/lipase family protein — protein sequence MQTFELSSSMQLVVPPKQSQPLKIIALGDSLVYGFGDPEKGGWVEQLRRWWMLPDSSGHVLYNLGVRGDRTQQVAQRLEVEFRHRGELRNRLPDLIILSVGVNDTARLTRPQGKNYTDFALFESEISALLEQAQQLCPVLFVGMVPVNEAKMPFLDCFYYNHSDQYLYKEVTKLACSQRQIPYLDIFDQWMAHDEFWRLQRLSADGLHPNTLGYQTLLENVINWEPLAAYHIQL from the coding sequence ATGCAAACATTCGAGCTTTCTTCCTCAATGCAGCTGGTAGTACCACCCAAGCAAAGTCAGCCTTTGAAGATTATTGCACTGGGGGATAGCTTAGTATATGGCTTTGGCGATCCAGAAAAAGGTGGTTGGGTGGAGCAACTACGACGGTGGTGGATGTTACCCGATAGTTCTGGTCATGTATTATATAACTTGGGAGTTAGAGGCGATCGCACCCAGCAAGTAGCACAAAGGCTAGAAGTAGAATTTCGCCATCGGGGTGAACTACGAAATCGTCTTCCCGATCTGATTATCCTCTCCGTAGGTGTAAATGATACAGCCCGATTAACACGTCCCCAAGGCAAAAATTATACAGATTTCGCCCTATTTGAATCAGAAATTAGTGCTTTACTAGAACAAGCACAGCAACTCTGTCCAGTGTTATTTGTGGGGATGGTTCCCGTGAATGAAGCCAAAATGCCGTTTCTAGATTGCTTTTATTACAATCACAGCGACCAGTATCTTTATAAAGAAGTTACTAAACTTGCTTGCAGTCAACGGCAAATTCCCTATTTAGATATTTTCGATCAATGGATGGCGCATGATGAATTTTGGCGGTTACAACGCTTAAGTGCAGATGGTCTTCACCCCAACACACTAGGCTATCAAACTTTGTTAGAAAATGTGATTAATTGGGAACCACTAGCAGCCTATCATATTCAATTATGA
- a CDS encoding FHA domain-containing protein: MTNPQIQLSWEDPATGERREPTLSPPIAFGREFVRLPAELQGQRVARMLLNSNEVSRYHALINYEQNQLVVIDQGSINGVFVNGQRQNRSFLAHGDTLQIGPYMMTVMFGVNATSQATRPPSMIQFNPKTNIPDPSLSPAPPITSKFPPPAFQAENVMLQALHATGLPVDECDYLAVGAGLGSFIWVDLLRISGVRADKIVALGLEAEPYARYKRLCLNSQIPLHERLRSNSDSCPDNIWGWPSYAWREAGRDLTQGKVNSAFKYLWQVFAEPTFAETYTPRAGNVFDSIDREVKRIGWNQIYRYGRVRAIRKTDDGRYCVAYSRSPGNYAFIVSRYLHLATGYPAIQFLPDLQAYRAKYQDFKSVVNAYEAHDHVYQQLEQQGGTVLIRGRGIVASRIIQRIYEARKHNPQITVLHLMRSPKPQGNKFEKAQRQVKNHYEFQPFNWPKACWGGELRVMLEKATPDERQRLLADWGGTTTAERQDWQQMIEQGLSEGWYQISFGEVTGVERHTQNRTITHIQEKGLGEMKLAADFIIDATGLDAKVEANPLLEDIVKHYNLPLNHLGRLVVANNFELPEMRNGKGQMYAGGAITLGGPYAAVDSFLGLQYSALVAVDGLAASRAPGLHRLNIINSFTQWIKWVFNQSP, translated from the coding sequence ATGACTAATCCACAAATTCAATTAAGTTGGGAAGATCCAGCGACGGGGGAACGGCGAGAACCCACATTGAGTCCGCCTATAGCTTTCGGTCGTGAATTCGTCCGTTTACCTGCTGAACTTCAAGGACAGCGTGTAGCTAGAATGCTGCTTAACAGTAACGAAGTTTCTCGCTACCATGCTTTGATTAATTACGAACAAAACCAGCTAGTAGTAATTGACCAAGGCAGCATTAACGGTGTATTTGTCAACGGTCAACGACAAAATCGTAGTTTTCTAGCTCATGGTGATACATTGCAAATTGGCCCCTACATGATGACGGTGATGTTTGGTGTCAACGCCACCAGCCAAGCTACCAGACCGCCTTCAATGATTCAGTTTAACCCCAAGACAAATATCCCTGATCCTAGCTTGTCACCAGCCCCACCGATAACAAGTAAATTTCCCCCCCCAGCATTTCAGGCAGAAAATGTGATGCTACAGGCACTTCACGCCACAGGTTTACCAGTGGATGAATGCGATTATCTGGCAGTTGGGGCAGGATTAGGTAGTTTTATTTGGGTTGATTTGTTGCGAATTAGTGGTGTACGCGCTGACAAAATCGTAGCTTTGGGATTAGAAGCAGAACCTTATGCGCGTTATAAACGCCTTTGTCTAAACTCGCAAATCCCCTTACATGAAAGATTGCGATCTAATTCTGATTCTTGTCCTGATAATATCTGGGGTTGGCCTAGTTATGCTTGGCGCGAAGCTGGGCGTGACTTGACTCAAGGTAAGGTTAATTCAGCATTCAAATACTTATGGCAAGTGTTTGCTGAACCCACCTTTGCGGAAACTTACACACCTCGTGCGGGTAATGTCTTCGATTCCATCGACCGAGAAGTTAAGCGCATTGGCTGGAATCAAATTTATCGTTATGGACGCGTGAGGGCAATTCGCAAAACTGATGATGGCAGGTATTGTGTAGCCTATTCTCGCAGTCCGGGAAATTACGCTTTTATAGTTAGTCGTTATTTACATTTAGCTACTGGGTATCCGGCAATTCAATTTCTCCCAGATTTGCAAGCTTATAGAGCAAAATATCAAGATTTTAAGTCTGTTGTGAATGCTTATGAAGCCCACGACCATGTTTATCAGCAACTAGAACAACAGGGTGGGACTGTGTTGATTCGTGGACGGGGAATTGTGGCTTCGCGGATTATCCAAAGAATTTATGAAGCGAGAAAGCACAATCCTCAGATTACAGTTTTGCATTTAATGCGATCGCCTAAACCCCAAGGCAACAAATTTGAAAAAGCCCAAAGACAAGTCAAAAATCATTACGAATTTCAGCCTTTTAACTGGCCCAAAGCTTGTTGGGGCGGAGAACTCCGCGTCATGCTCGAAAAAGCTACTCCTGACGAACGTCAGCGCCTACTAGCAGACTGGGGCGGTACTACCACCGCCGAGCGCCAAGACTGGCAGCAAATGATAGAGCAAGGACTAAGTGAAGGCTGGTATCAAATAAGCTTTGGAGAAGTCACAGGTGTAGAACGGCATACTCAAAACCGGACTATTACCCATATCCAGGAAAAAGGCTTAGGAGAAATGAAACTAGCAGCCGATTTTATTATTGATGCTACAGGACTAGATGCCAAAGTAGAAGCAAACCCCCTACTAGAAGATATTGTCAAACATTACAACTTACCCCTGAATCATTTGGGGCGTTTGGTTGTAGCAAATAATTTTGAGTTACCAGAAATGCGGAATGGCAAAGGACAGATGTATGCAGGCGGGGCAATTACCTTGGGTGGCCCTTATGCAGCCGTTGATAGTTTCCTGGGTTTGCAATATTCCGCATTAGTCGCCGTTGATGGACTCGCCGCCTCCCGTGCGCCCGGACTTCATCGTTTAAATATAATTAATTCTTTCACACAGTGGATAAAGTGGGTATTTAATCAGTCACCATAA